The proteins below come from a single Danio aesculapii chromosome 23, fDanAes4.1, whole genome shotgun sequence genomic window:
- the ppp1r35 gene encoding protein phosphatase 1 regulatory subunit 35 translates to MAYNSSKALNPGYWQIKSPISILRLIPYSTVCLCAGLMEVCGEPLIRAAPEPLRDERIQTAELLCADLDLSVSLTPERPADRRRRQVRFNVDPVLITVNPEPRTDQPTARKPQNKDKHGVDSDRGQSRGCDGQLTDGAELNTTLALRAELEEEAEQTFDAEKAVREKLQSSTLTKNHVNSKAAEGLNFPRSQQLYRALVSVSLSRDQLISQALQDRPALAPPTTSQTNKFSSPPPEGPDILQFYNPDTMLRETPLLPGDSIPLPRPRPVPRPAHTTFHLHRLHKLWES, encoded by the exons atggcatacaatTCATCGAAAGCGCtaaacccaggttactggcaaattaaaagtcctattagtaTACTTCGGCTTATACCCTATTcaactgtgtgtctgtgtgcaggaCTGATGGAGGTGTGTGGCGAGCCTCTGATCCGGGCTGCTCCTGAACCCCTGCGGGACGAGCGCATCCAGACCGCAGAACTGCTCTGTGCTGATCTGGACCTGTCTGTCTCTCTCACCCCCGAGCGGCCAGCAGACAGACGCCGGCGACAG GTGCGTTTTAATGTGGATCCGGTGCTCATCACAGTGAACCCAGAACCCAGAACAGATCAACCCACAGCCCGGAAACCTCAGAATAAAGACAAGCACG GTGTTGATTCAGATAGGGGGCAGAGCAGAGGATGTGATGGACAGCTGACAGATGGGGCGGAGCTAAACACCACCCTGGCACTGAGGGCGGAGCTTGAGGAGGAGGCGGAGCAAACGTTTGACGCTGAGAAAGCAGTTCGGGAGAAATTACAGAGTTCAACGCTCACAAAGAACCACGTCAACAGCAAAGCAGCAGAAG GTCTGAATTTCCCTCGCTCTCAGCAGCTGTACCGGGCCTTAGTCAGCGTCAGCCTATCACGCGATCAGCTCATCAGCCAGGCCCTCCAGGATAGGCCAGCGCTGGCCCCGCCCACCACCAGCCAGACCAATAAG TTCTCATCTCCGCCACCAGAGGGCCCTGATATACTGCAGTTCTACAATCCTGACACGATGCTCAGAGAGACTCCACTGTTGCCAGGCGACAGCATCCCTTTGCCCCGCCCACGGCCTGTACCTAGACCCGCCCACACAACCTTTCACCTACATCGCCTGCACAAGCTGTGGGAATCATGa